A single genomic interval of Homo sapiens chromosome 15, GRCh38.p14 Primary Assembly harbors:
- the VPS33B gene encoding vacuolar protein sorting-associated protein 33B isoform X1: MRYIASLVNADKLAGRTRKYKVIFSPQKFYACEMVLEEEGIYGDVSCDEWAFSLLPLDVDLLSMELPEFFRDYFLEGDQRWINTVAQALHLLSTLYGPFPNCYGIGRCAKMAYELWRNLEEEEDGETKGRRPEIGHIFLLDRDVDFVTALCSQVVYEGLVDDTFRIKCGSVDFGPEVTSSDKSLKVLLNAEDKVFNEIRNEHFSNVFGFLSQKARNLQAQYDRRRGMDIKQMKNFVSQELKGLKQEHRLLSLHIGACESIMKKKTKQDFQELIKTEHALLEGFNIRESTSYIEEHIDRQVSPIESLRLMCLLSITENGLIPKDYRSLKTQYLQSYGPEHLLTFSNLRRAGLLTEQAPGDTLTAVESKVSKLVTDKAAGKITDAFSSLAKRSNFRAISKKLNLIPRVDGEYDLKVPRDMAYVFGGAYVPLSCRIIEQVLERRSWQGLDEVVRLLNCSDFAFTDMTKEDKASSESLRLILVVFLGGCTFSEISALRFLGREKGYRFIFLTTAVTNSARLMEAMSEVKA; this comes from the exons ATGCGATACATTGCCA GTCTTGTCAATGCTGACAAATTGGCTGGCCGAACTCGCAAATACAAAGTGATCTTCAGCCCTCAAAAG ttctaTGCGTGTGAGATGGTGCTTGAGGAAGAGGGAATCTATGGAG ATGTGAGCTGTGATGAATGGGCCTTCTCTTTGCTGCCTCTTGATGTGGATCTGCTGAGCATGGAACTACCAGAATTTTTCAGGGATTACTTTCTG GAAGGAGATCAGCGTTGGATCAACACTGTAGCTCAGGCCTTACACCTTCTCAGCACTCTCTATGGACCCTTTCCAAACTGCTATGGAATTGGCAGGTGCGCCAAG ATGGCATATGAATTGTGGAGgaacctggaggaggaggaggatggcgAAACCAAGGGCCGAAGGCCAGAGATTGGACATATCTTTCTCTTGGACAGAG ATGTGGACTTTGTGACAGCACTTTGCTCCCAAGTGGTTTATGAGGGCCTAGTAGATGACACCTTCCGCATCAAGTGTG GGAGTGTCGACTTTGGCCCAGAAGTCACATCCTCTGACAAGAGCCTGAAGGTGCTACTCAATGCCGAGGACAAG GTGTTTAATGAGATTCGGAACGAGCACTTCTCCAATGTCTTTGGCTTCTTGAGCCAGAAGGCCCGGAACTTGCAGGCCCAGTATGAT CGCCGGAGAGGCATGGACATTAAGCAGATGAAGAATTTCGTGTCCCAGGAGCTCAAGGGCCTGAAACAGGAGCACCGCCTGCTGAGTCTCC ATATTGGGGCCTGTGAATCCATCATGAAGAAGAAAACCAAGCAGGATTTCCAGGAGCTAATCAAGACTGAGCATG CACTGCTAGAGGGGTTCAACATCCGGGAGAGCACCAGCTACATTGAGGAACACATAGACCGGCAG GTGTCGCCTATAGAAAGCCTGCGCCTCATGTGCCTTTTGTCCATCACTGAGAATG GTTTGATCCCCAAGGATTACCGATCTCTGAAAACACAGTATCTGCAG AGCTATGGCCCTGAGCACCTGCTAACCTTCTCCAATCTGCGAAGAGCTGGGCTCCTAACGGAGCAGGCCCCCGGGGACACCCTCACAGCCGTGGAGAGTAAAGTGAGCAAGCTGGTGACCGACAAGGCTGCAG GAAAGATTACTGATGCCTTCAGTTCTCTGGCCAAGAGGAGCAATTTTCGTGCCATCAGCAAAAAGCTGAATTTG ATCCCACGTGTGGACGGCGAGTATGATCTGAAAGTGCCCCGAGACATGGCTTACGTCTTCGGTGGTGCTTATGTGCCCCTGAGCTGCCGAATCATTGAGCAG GTGCTAGAGCGGCGAAGCTGGCAGGGCCTTGATGAGGTGGTACGGCTGCTCAACTGCAGTGACTTTGCATTCACAG ATATGACTAAGGAAGACAAGGCTTCCAGTGAGTCCCTGCGCCTCATCTTGGTGGTGTTCTTGGGTGGTTGTACATTCTCTGAGATCTCAGCCCTCCGGTTCCTGGGCAGAGAGAAAG GCTACAGGTTCATTTTCCTGACGACAGCAGTCACAAACAGCGCTCGCCTTATGGAGGCCATGAGTGAGGTGAAAGCCTGA
- the VPS33B gene encoding vacuolar protein sorting-associated protein 33B isoform X2 — protein sequence MNPHRVLLPSPDSPPSSQRDFTHAFPDVSCDEWAFSLLPLDVDLLSMELPEFFRDYFLEGDQRWINTVAQALHLLSTLYGPFPNCYGIGRCAKMAYELWRNLEEEEDGETKGRRPEIGHIFLLDRDVDFVTALCSQVVYEGLVDDTFRIKCGSVDFGPEVTSSDKSLKVLLNAEDKVFNEIRNEHFSNVFGFLSQKARNLQAQYDRRRGMDIKQMKNFVSQELKGLKQEHRLLSLHIGACESIMKKKTKQDFQELIKTEHALLEGFNIRESTSYIEEHIDRQVSPIESLRLMCLLSITENGLIPKDYRSLKTQYLQSYGPEHLLTFSNLRRAGLLTEQAPGDTLTAVESKVSKLVTDKAAGKITDAFSSLAKRSNFRAISKKLNLIPRVDGEYDLKVPRDMAYVFGGAYVPLSCRIIEQVLERRSWQGLDEVVRLLNCSDFAFTDMTKEDKASSESLRLILVVFLGGCTFSEISALRFLGREKGYRFIFLTTAVTNSARLMEAMSEVKA from the exons ATGAAT CCTCATCGTGTGCTGCTTCCTTCTCCTGACTCGCCACCCTCCAGCCAGAGAGACTTTACCCATGCTTTTCCAG ATGTGAGCTGTGATGAATGGGCCTTCTCTTTGCTGCCTCTTGATGTGGATCTGCTGAGCATGGAACTACCAGAATTTTTCAGGGATTACTTTCTG GAAGGAGATCAGCGTTGGATCAACACTGTAGCTCAGGCCTTACACCTTCTCAGCACTCTCTATGGACCCTTTCCAAACTGCTATGGAATTGGCAGGTGCGCCAAG ATGGCATATGAATTGTGGAGgaacctggaggaggaggaggatggcgAAACCAAGGGCCGAAGGCCAGAGATTGGACATATCTTTCTCTTGGACAGAG ATGTGGACTTTGTGACAGCACTTTGCTCCCAAGTGGTTTATGAGGGCCTAGTAGATGACACCTTCCGCATCAAGTGTG GGAGTGTCGACTTTGGCCCAGAAGTCACATCCTCTGACAAGAGCCTGAAGGTGCTACTCAATGCCGAGGACAAG GTGTTTAATGAGATTCGGAACGAGCACTTCTCCAATGTCTTTGGCTTCTTGAGCCAGAAGGCCCGGAACTTGCAGGCCCAGTATGAT CGCCGGAGAGGCATGGACATTAAGCAGATGAAGAATTTCGTGTCCCAGGAGCTCAAGGGCCTGAAACAGGAGCACCGCCTGCTGAGTCTCC ATATTGGGGCCTGTGAATCCATCATGAAGAAGAAAACCAAGCAGGATTTCCAGGAGCTAATCAAGACTGAGCATG CACTGCTAGAGGGGTTCAACATCCGGGAGAGCACCAGCTACATTGAGGAACACATAGACCGGCAG GTGTCGCCTATAGAAAGCCTGCGCCTCATGTGCCTTTTGTCCATCACTGAGAATG GTTTGATCCCCAAGGATTACCGATCTCTGAAAACACAGTATCTGCAG AGCTATGGCCCTGAGCACCTGCTAACCTTCTCCAATCTGCGAAGAGCTGGGCTCCTAACGGAGCAGGCCCCCGGGGACACCCTCACAGCCGTGGAGAGTAAAGTGAGCAAGCTGGTGACCGACAAGGCTGCAG GAAAGATTACTGATGCCTTCAGTTCTCTGGCCAAGAGGAGCAATTTTCGTGCCATCAGCAAAAAGCTGAATTTG ATCCCACGTGTGGACGGCGAGTATGATCTGAAAGTGCCCCGAGACATGGCTTACGTCTTCGGTGGTGCTTATGTGCCCCTGAGCTGCCGAATCATTGAGCAG GTGCTAGAGCGGCGAAGCTGGCAGGGCCTTGATGAGGTGGTACGGCTGCTCAACTGCAGTGACTTTGCATTCACAG ATATGACTAAGGAAGACAAGGCTTCCAGTGAGTCCCTGCGCCTCATCTTGGTGGTGTTCTTGGGTGGTTGTACATTCTCTGAGATCTCAGCCCTCCGGTTCCTGGGCAGAGAGAAAG GCTACAGGTTCATTTTCCTGACGACAGCAGTCACAAACAGCGCTCGCCTTATGGAGGCCATGAGTGAGGTGAAAGCCTGA
- the VPS33B gene encoding vacuolar protein sorting-associated protein 33B isoform 2 (isoform 2 is encoded by transcript variant 2) has translation MAFPHRPDAPELPDFSMLKRLARDQLIYLLEQQHEVDKLYKVENKPALSSNEQLCFLVRPRIKNMRYIASLVNADKLAGRTRKYKVIFSPQKFYACEMVLEEEGIYGDVSCDEWAFSLLPLDVDLLSMELPEFFRDYFLEGDQRWINTVAQALHLLSTLYGPFPNCYGIGRCAKMAYELWRNLEEEEDGETKGRRPEIGHIFLLDRDVDFVTALCSQVVYEGLVDDTFRIKCGSVDFGPEVTSSDKSLKVLLNAEDKVFNEIRNEHFSNVFGFLSQKARNLQAQYDRRRGMDIKQMKNFVSQELKGLKQEHRLLSLHIGACESIMKKKTKQDFQELIKTEHALLEGFNIRESTSYIEEHIDRQVSPIESLRLMCLLSITENGLIPKDYRSLKTQYLQSYGPEHLLTFSNLRRAGLLTEQAPGDTLTAVESKVSKLVTDKAAGKITDAFSSLAKRSNFRAISKKLNLIPRVDGEYDLKVPRDMAYVFGGAYVPLSCRIIEQVLERRSWQGLDEVVRLLNCSDFAFTDMTKEDKASSESLRLILVVFLGGCTFSEISALRFLGREKGYRFIFLTTAVTNSARLMEAMSEVKA, from the exons aTTGTGCTTCTTGGTCAGACCCCGCATCAAGAATATGCGATACATTGCCA GTCTTGTCAATGCTGACAAATTGGCTGGCCGAACTCGCAAATACAAAGTGATCTTCAGCCCTCAAAAG ttctaTGCGTGTGAGATGGTGCTTGAGGAAGAGGGAATCTATGGAG ATGTGAGCTGTGATGAATGGGCCTTCTCTTTGCTGCCTCTTGATGTGGATCTGCTGAGCATGGAACTACCAGAATTTTTCAGGGATTACTTTCTG GAAGGAGATCAGCGTTGGATCAACACTGTAGCTCAGGCCTTACACCTTCTCAGCACTCTCTATGGACCCTTTCCAAACTGCTATGGAATTGGCAGGTGCGCCAAG ATGGCATATGAATTGTGGAGgaacctggaggaggaggaggatggcgAAACCAAGGGCCGAAGGCCAGAGATTGGACATATCTTTCTCTTGGACAGAG ATGTGGACTTTGTGACAGCACTTTGCTCCCAAGTGGTTTATGAGGGCCTAGTAGATGACACCTTCCGCATCAAGTGTG GGAGTGTCGACTTTGGCCCAGAAGTCACATCCTCTGACAAGAGCCTGAAGGTGCTACTCAATGCCGAGGACAAG GTGTTTAATGAGATTCGGAACGAGCACTTCTCCAATGTCTTTGGCTTCTTGAGCCAGAAGGCCCGGAACTTGCAGGCCCAGTATGAT CGCCGGAGAGGCATGGACATTAAGCAGATGAAGAATTTCGTGTCCCAGGAGCTCAAGGGCCTGAAACAGGAGCACCGCCTGCTGAGTCTCC ATATTGGGGCCTGTGAATCCATCATGAAGAAGAAAACCAAGCAGGATTTCCAGGAGCTAATCAAGACTGAGCATG CACTGCTAGAGGGGTTCAACATCCGGGAGAGCACCAGCTACATTGAGGAACACATAGACCGGCAG GTGTCGCCTATAGAAAGCCTGCGCCTCATGTGCCTTTTGTCCATCACTGAGAATG GTTTGATCCCCAAGGATTACCGATCTCTGAAAACACAGTATCTGCAG AGCTATGGCCCTGAGCACCTGCTAACCTTCTCCAATCTGCGAAGAGCTGGGCTCCTAACGGAGCAGGCCCCCGGGGACACCCTCACAGCCGTGGAGAGTAAAGTGAGCAAGCTGGTGACCGACAAGGCTGCAG GAAAGATTACTGATGCCTTCAGTTCTCTGGCCAAGAGGAGCAATTTTCGTGCCATCAGCAAAAAGCTGAATTTG ATCCCACGTGTGGACGGCGAGTATGATCTGAAAGTGCCCCGAGACATGGCTTACGTCTTCGGTGGTGCTTATGTGCCCCTGAGCTGCCGAATCATTGAGCAG GTGCTAGAGCGGCGAAGCTGGCAGGGCCTTGATGAGGTGGTACGGCTGCTCAACTGCAGTGACTTTGCATTCACAG ATATGACTAAGGAAGACAAGGCTTCCAGTGAGTCCCTGCGCCTCATCTTGGTGGTGTTCTTGGGTGGTTGTACATTCTCTGAGATCTCAGCCCTCCGGTTCCTGGGCAGAGAGAAAG GCTACAGGTTCATTTTCCTGACGACAGCAGTCACAAACAGCGCTCGCCTTATGGAGGCCATGAGTGAGGTGAAAGCCTGA